The Onthophagus taurus isolate NC chromosome 6, IU_Otau_3.0, whole genome shotgun sequence region CATAAGAAAACTATCAGTGCACAACACATCTTCTCAGgtaatcaaaattgttttatttgtaagaatttattttatacaaatttgtcAACTTATAGCTTTAGAACGATTAGGATTTAGTGATTATCGTGTTGAAGCTGAAGCTGTATTAAGAGACTGCAGAGCCGTAGCAGCTAAAAGAAGAAGACAAAGCACAAGGCTTGAAAATTTAGGAATTCCTGAGGAAGAATTATTAAGGCAACAACAAGAATTGTTTGCAAAAGCCAGGCAAGAACAAGCTTACGCTGACCAACAAGAGTGGGAAAAACTTCAAGCTTCAGCTCAACAAGCTCAAGCTTTACCAACAACTGATGATCAAGATGATTACtcttaagtttttatttggtataactacattattttatatcctgtaaaaatgtgttaattaattaattctattattaaaatgataaaactggtcttttgtattaaacaaatttggaTTTAATTTCCATCTTTAGTaggttaaaaatcgatttaggGCTTCCGTGACGTCACTTACTTTCCACACCccgtaaataatttttttttgtgctaGACTTTGagtgtaattaattttaaaagttaatcagacatacttatttttttttaattaattaaaaaggctAGGCACCTTAAATTGAGGTATGATAATCAaaatctaacctcaaatttaagGTGATGTCAATAATGTGAattcaaaaacttaaatattgttaatacttattttataataaatttaataaaatttggtgaaaaaaaattaagaaaatattaatatttataatgtttatgaaacataaataaataaatttaaagaaaaatgttggtAACAATGCGCTGTAGTAGCTAACATCGTGTTGATTGAATCGGCGCTAATTTCATTCGATGCCCTTGTGATGAATGCTTGGTGTTTTTCGTGTGACGCAAAAACGGCGTGCAATGTACATTtactaatatttttataaatcgtgaaaaaaaataataattatcagATACCGGCCGGTGTCATCGTTCGACGAATTTATTTAAGTTAGGTAAGTAAAACCCCATGGTCGTTTTTTTCTATCTATTTATATCCCGTCCAGCGGAGTCAGTCAAGTGCCGCCAAACGACTTGTTCGATATCGCATTCTGCAAATATTACCAGCAAAGACCCATCCAACACTATAACCAATTGCCGtttttttcccaaaaataaatcaataattttgtgtgcatgatttttagtaaaaaaaagcTAAGATAAAATAATCTTAGATGTTTAATTCTGTCAGTTggtgtaaaaaaaattttaagataaatgttacaaaatttaaaaatacaagtcgaaaattgattatttcacTGTTTATTTGCGTTCtaaatgttgaaatttgataaaaatgctGAGATTTTATGTAATTCGTTTTGGACGAAGCTACCTGGATTGCGTCTGTTTGATTGGTTGCCTATACGAAAGTGTATTCtataaaaatcatcaatatcTTGAAATCAACAATGAGTAACTTTGTTATTctctaatttaatacaataatatttacaaaatttgatttttattacttaccaAAATATACATAGTGATTCTAACCTACAAGATGaattcaaaaaagttcatatatcataaacatatttcttaaaatcatGTGGGATTAGATATTTTGAGGAAAAAATGCTTTGAAATGTGGAGAATGCAATTTATGAAGTTAACAATTGGAGAATTTGTTGAACTTTAAATATCTGGAGAATGTTACTTTTGAGATCATACTAAGAATATAGGGTTACTCAAAAGTAGGTAAGTAAACATGTAGAACAACCAATTTCAAGTCTAACAAATAATACTAGGGATGCTATACGGCGATTTTCTTGAAACTTACCATACAAGTAGTGTATCAAAAAATCACGTTCAAAAAGCTCACAATAAGAAAGTTTTGATTATTACATGCATTACTATTTGTAGTGATGAGTTTCCATGATTCCTAGTGTTActtgtaagtaataaaatattttcttaaaaatttcacCTCTCTGGAATATCACTCTTCTCTCTTAGTCGCAAGGTGTGTTCTATCTCGACAGATTTCGTGAAGTTAGTTTTGTCTATGCTAGGAATTGCTACAGGAAAAGATATAATACTTGAA contains the following coding sequences:
- the LOC111427821 gene encoding protein Dr1, which gives rise to MSNSTPSGSTPNTEDDELTLPRASINKMIKELVPHVRIANEARELVLNCCTEFIHLLSSEANDICNQLHKKTISAQHIFSALERLGFSDYRVEAEAVLRDCRAVAAKRRRQSTRLENLGIPEEELLRQQQELFAKARQEQAYADQQEWEKLQASAQQAQALPTTDDQDDYS